In Saccharothrix syringae, the following are encoded in one genomic region:
- a CDS encoding SsgA family sporulation/cell division regulator: MRLVYDPADPYAVYVHHHAWTIDAEVVWVFGRELLDTGLALQHDGAEEGEGDVIITRVNQQTMKIAHILRGETDERHELILSTARLRSFLDTSYATIPPGTERNERARCSVTSTTGTPNAPA, from the coding sequence GTGCGACTCGTCTACGACCCCGCCGATCCCTACGCGGTATACGTGCACCACCACGCCTGGACCATCGACGCCGAAGTCGTATGGGTGTTCGGGCGGGAGCTACTCGACACCGGCCTCGCCCTTCAACACGATGGCGCCGAGGAAGGAGAGGGCGACGTGATCATCACCAGGGTGAACCAACAGACCATGAAAATCGCACACATCCTGCGCGGAGAGACCGACGAACGGCACGAACTGATCCTCAGTACGGCACGGCTCCGTTCGTTCCTCGACACGTCCTACGCGACAATCCCGCCCGGAACGGAACGCAACGAACGAGCTCGATGTTCCGTCACGTCGACCACTGGCACCCCCAATGCGCCCGCTTGA
- a CDS encoding tyrosine-type recombinase/integrase: protein MAEAGPDPVDVAMATQLLARMKLRVEDLVDLDALVAERAAAGRQAAEAPPVPTFAEFVPVVQGAVPAPSRRVYGTYWRKIVEVWGGRRLDEVTVSDVQGLFEFVKAGVVVRRSGNGGQGAAEHTYNALLCLYRYAMDEELLSVRQNVMLRVAKPKRVRSRRHSLDPDLVATIQEVASTTGNDPGLDALLLRFHIETAARRGGALGLRLRDLDRERCLVLLREKGMTSRWQPVSPTLMDTLIHHAHQRGARDEDSPVLRYHDGTPLTRKRYETLWGRIGKHVDTVHTQMISTHWLRHTTLTWVERNFGFAVARAFAGHAEPTSNKHGATYTYVKASLAEVATALQAMTGIRHPLAVTEHEKVEEHPLQAVLDASAGGL, encoded by the coding sequence GTGGCTGAGGCTGGTCCCGATCCGGTCGACGTGGCGATGGCCACGCAGTTGCTGGCGCGGATGAAACTGCGCGTCGAGGACCTGGTCGATCTCGACGCGTTGGTGGCCGAGCGAGCCGCGGCGGGCAGGCAGGCGGCGGAGGCGCCGCCGGTGCCGACGTTCGCGGAGTTCGTGCCGGTGGTGCAGGGTGCGGTTCCGGCACCGTCGCGGCGGGTGTACGGCACCTACTGGCGCAAGATCGTCGAGGTGTGGGGCGGGCGGCGGCTGGACGAGGTCACCGTCTCCGACGTCCAGGGGTTGTTCGAGTTCGTCAAGGCCGGGGTGGTGGTGCGTCGGTCGGGCAACGGCGGGCAGGGTGCGGCCGAGCACACTTACAACGCGTTGTTGTGCCTGTACCGGTACGCGATGGACGAGGAATTGCTGTCGGTCCGGCAGAACGTGATGCTGCGGGTGGCCAAACCAAAGCGGGTGCGGTCGCGCCGCCACAGCCTGGACCCGGATCTGGTGGCGACGATCCAGGAGGTCGCCTCGACTACGGGCAACGATCCGGGGTTGGACGCGTTGCTGCTGCGGTTCCACATCGAGACCGCGGCCCGGCGCGGCGGGGCGCTCGGTTTGCGGCTGCGGGACCTGGATCGGGAGCGGTGCCTGGTGCTGCTGCGGGAGAAGGGCATGACCTCGCGGTGGCAGCCGGTGTCGCCGACGCTGATGGACACCCTGATCCACCACGCCCACCAGCGCGGCGCACGCGACGAGGACAGCCCGGTGCTGCGCTACCACGACGGCACCCCGCTGACCCGCAAGCGCTACGAGACCCTGTGGGGACGCATCGGCAAGCACGTGGACACCGTGCACACCCAGATGATCAGCACCCACTGGTTGCGGCACACCACGCTGACCTGGGTGGAGCGCAACTTCGGGTTCGCGGTGGCGCGGGCCTTCGCCGGGCACGCCGAGCCGACTTCGAACAAGCACGGCGCGACCTACACCTACGTCAAGGCCAGCCTGGCGGAGGTGGCCACGGCGTTGCAGGCCATGACCGGCATCCGACACCCGCTCGCGGTTACCGAACACGAGAAGGTGGAGGAGCACCCGTTGCAGGCGGTACTCGACGCATCAGCAGGAGGGCTGTAG
- a CDS encoding cytochrome P450: MAMSQLADADRQLLLGGTLHGYRHHDVEDAARRAGGVHVATQPNGVVVHVLTVGLRQARDLLGDPRLSKDAAAIIATMGRHMIAAGHDPRDLSAIIGPSMINSDAPRHTRLRHPVAAAMTSKRLARLQPRITGMVHDLLDDLDPDRPVDLVGQFALPLPLAVMCDLLGVPEGEDRSALAGWSSAMMTEVPEVQKPASDAMVGYLTALIEEKRTSPDEALLSALVHGEVDGDRLTPEEVLTTAVLLVAAGHETTTAAIGNTAVGLLSTGTWSAVAQRPDTVPDAVQEGLRHDPPTRNIPHYLVTRDIELDGDTVPAGSIVMVNLGAANRDPDAFGADADRFDPFRRRGAGALTHATFGNGPHRCVGSRLATMEIEIALGEITRRWPRARLVDPVDDLARGAAVVINGFDRVDVLLEP, translated from the coding sequence ATGGCGATGTCCCAGCTCGCCGACGCCGACCGCCAATTGCTGCTCGGCGGCACGCTTCACGGATACCGGCACCACGACGTCGAGGACGCCGCCCGGCGCGCGGGAGGGGTGCACGTGGCTACCCAGCCGAACGGCGTGGTGGTGCACGTGCTCACGGTCGGTCTACGGCAGGCTCGCGATCTGCTGGGTGACCCGCGGTTGTCCAAGGACGCCGCGGCGATCATCGCCACGATGGGCCGCCACATGATCGCCGCCGGTCACGATCCCCGGGATCTGTCGGCCATCATCGGCCCCAGCATGATCAACTCTGATGCGCCGCGCCATACGCGCTTGCGGCATCCGGTCGCGGCGGCGATGACCTCGAAGCGACTCGCCCGCCTCCAGCCGCGCATCACCGGCATGGTGCACGACCTGCTCGACGACCTCGACCCGGATCGCCCGGTCGACCTGGTGGGACAGTTCGCGCTGCCGCTGCCCCTGGCCGTTATGTGCGATCTGCTCGGTGTCCCGGAGGGCGAGGACCGGTCGGCGCTGGCGGGCTGGTCGTCGGCGATGATGACCGAGGTGCCGGAGGTGCAGAAACCGGCGTCCGACGCGATGGTCGGCTACCTGACCGCCCTGATCGAGGAGAAGCGGACGAGCCCCGACGAGGCACTGCTGTCCGCGCTGGTGCACGGCGAGGTCGACGGCGACCGCCTGACCCCGGAGGAGGTGTTGACCACCGCCGTGCTCCTGGTCGCGGCCGGACACGAGACCACGACCGCGGCGATCGGGAACACCGCGGTCGGGCTGCTGAGCACCGGGACCTGGTCGGCGGTCGCCCAGCGTCCGGACACGGTGCCGGACGCCGTGCAGGAAGGGTTGCGGCACGATCCGCCGACCCGCAACATCCCCCACTACCTCGTCACCCGGGATATCGAACTCGACGGCGACACGGTCCCGGCGGGTTCCATTGTCATGGTCAACCTCGGTGCCGCCAACCGCGACCCCGACGCCTTCGGTGCCGACGCCGACAGGTTCGACCCGTTCCGCCGCCGTGGTGCCGGTGCGCTGACTCACGCGACCTTCGGAAACGGTCCGCACCGCTGTGTGGGAAGCCGTCTGGCGACGATGGAGATCGAGATCGCCTTGGGCGAGATCACCCGACGCTGGCCACGCGCGCGTCTGGTCGACCCGGTCGACGATCTCGCCCGCGGTGCCGCAGTGGTGATCAACGGTTTCGACCGTGTCGACGTCCTCCTGGAACCCTGA
- a CDS encoding helix-turn-helix domain-containing protein, with translation MSFTGPQWNGKATNAQSRSQRSAEDRHVEPIASASSSGSEGEEMLNGHTRSSVLERAFTMLESVANGNKPLNLTEMSRATKLPLPTTYRVAKALVNLRALEKNEDGRYILGPLWSEWSEAAVECQSVSKST, from the coding sequence GTGTCGTTCACCGGCCCTCAATGGAACGGCAAGGCGACCAACGCTCAATCACGGTCGCAACGGTCAGCGGAAGATCGACATGTCGAACCGATAGCTTCCGCGTCCTCCTCCGGATCGGAAGGTGAGGAGATGCTCAACGGCCATACTCGCTCCTCGGTACTGGAACGAGCGTTTACAATGCTGGAGTCGGTCGCCAACGGCAACAAGCCGCTGAATCTCACAGAAATGAGCCGCGCGACCAAGCTGCCATTGCCTACGACTTACCGTGTCGCCAAGGCGCTGGTAAACCTCCGCGCGCTCGAAAAGAACGAGGATGGCCGCTATATACTCGGCCCACTGTGGTCGGAATGGTCCGAGGCTGCGGTCGAGTGTCAGAGCGTCTCGAAGTCCACATGA
- a CDS encoding helix-turn-helix transcriptional regulator — protein MGTSMVPGDTGQSGLPLTLSAFVGRRALLKDLRQSLAATRLVTLTGGPGAGKTRLALEHAQAVRSVYEHGVCVVELAKVPEGDQALLEQAVLWAVQVPSQAADDPLRTLVAYLRDRSMLLIMDNCEHLVDQVGDLVAALLRACPNLRVLATSRTLLALDGEALVVVPPLAIPDEDGPLDVEVESVQLLVQRAAAGAPGWRLDERNWPAVRKIVRSTGGLPLGIELLVGQFRSLSAEVIAERLDSAPHQRKMAGLIRTSYQLCTPSAQHLLTAASVFTGSFDLTAAERVCADERLPAVEVADALIELVDKSLVVPSADRRRYELLVPIRQFAATLLMQSPNRGVAVRARHRDHYRNLATGYATGFRGDNEVSLLRAVGLDMPDLRAALGSLLRDSESVGVEPAVQALQMSVDLSRSRWWTYSGKLPEQSLWLQRALKAAPVSRSVLRASAIALDAWMKLCLGEGREAVLARIADAEQAAPPDEPVAALLFIRGAHQVLIDADRRGVEVLRESHRLWRSYGPGALVDAHLTEILLTMGSVLLGDADEGRAAAVAFVEECERLQAAWGMAWARWCLAVSLIRFDDNPLAAVDVLIESVRGQREIDDRWTPLFTLPVLAWALALAGKQYADDAARLLGAADGLHRSTGIQLSRKLEVFAVLREHAENAVARHLTPDEYDAAYAVQVSTVEEAIALVLDRRYGLRTGVNLRVPAADNALPTTTAGSGPPAGGDNVRKGDDGGSVPKADPPKPFTVDEWELARLVRDGLQNKQIAARLFKSHRTVEYQLSTMYRKLGVGNRFGLIAYLNEHHRDR, from the coding sequence ATGGGTACTTCGATGGTTCCGGGCGACACCGGCCAGAGTGGGCTTCCGCTCACGCTGAGCGCGTTCGTGGGCAGGCGCGCGCTGTTGAAGGATCTGCGGCAGAGTCTTGCCGCCACGAGGCTGGTCACGTTGACGGGTGGTCCCGGCGCGGGCAAGACGAGGTTGGCTCTCGAGCATGCCCAGGCCGTGCGGTCTGTTTACGAGCACGGGGTGTGCGTGGTCGAGTTGGCGAAGGTGCCCGAGGGGGACCAGGCGCTGCTGGAACAGGCGGTGCTCTGGGCGGTGCAGGTGCCCAGTCAGGCCGCCGACGATCCGTTGCGGACTCTGGTGGCCTATCTGCGGGACCGCAGCATGCTGTTGATCATGGACAATTGCGAGCATCTGGTCGATCAGGTGGGTGACCTGGTGGCCGCGTTATTGCGCGCGTGTCCGAATCTGCGGGTCCTTGCGACCAGCCGCACGCTGCTCGCCTTGGACGGTGAGGCCCTCGTCGTCGTTCCTCCCTTGGCGATCCCCGACGAGGACGGACCTCTCGATGTCGAGGTGGAGTCCGTTCAGCTGCTGGTCCAGCGGGCTGCGGCCGGGGCTCCGGGATGGCGGTTGGACGAGCGCAACTGGCCGGCGGTACGCAAGATCGTGCGCAGCACCGGCGGGCTCCCGCTGGGCATCGAGTTGCTGGTCGGCCAGTTCAGGTCGCTGTCGGCGGAGGTGATCGCCGAGCGACTGGACTCCGCGCCGCACCAGCGGAAGATGGCCGGTCTGATCCGCACCAGCTACCAACTGTGCACACCGTCGGCGCAGCACCTGCTGACAGCGGCATCGGTGTTCACCGGCTCCTTCGACCTGACGGCGGCGGAGCGGGTGTGCGCCGACGAGCGGTTGCCCGCCGTCGAGGTCGCCGACGCGCTCATCGAACTGGTCGACAAGTCTCTGGTCGTGCCGTCGGCCGATCGCAGGAGATACGAGCTGTTGGTCCCGATCCGGCAGTTCGCCGCGACACTGCTCATGCAGTCCCCCAACAGAGGCGTCGCGGTGCGTGCGCGTCACCGTGACCACTACCGCAACCTCGCCACCGGGTACGCGACAGGGTTTCGTGGCGACAACGAGGTGTCGCTGCTGCGCGCGGTCGGGCTCGACATGCCGGATCTGCGCGCTGCCCTCGGCTCTCTGCTCAGGGATTCGGAGTCTGTCGGGGTGGAGCCTGCCGTGCAGGCGCTGCAGATGAGCGTCGACCTCTCACGCAGCCGGTGGTGGACGTACTCCGGAAAGCTTCCCGAGCAGTCCCTGTGGCTGCAGCGCGCCCTGAAAGCCGCCCCCGTCTCCCGCTCGGTGCTGCGGGCCAGTGCCATCGCGCTCGACGCGTGGATGAAGCTGTGCCTGGGGGAGGGGCGCGAGGCGGTGCTGGCCCGTATCGCCGATGCCGAGCAGGCGGCCCCGCCGGACGAGCCGGTCGCCGCGTTGCTGTTCATCCGCGGAGCCCACCAGGTGCTCATCGACGCCGACCGGCGAGGAGTGGAGGTGCTGCGGGAGTCCCATCGTCTGTGGCGCTCCTACGGGCCCGGCGCGCTGGTCGACGCGCACCTGACCGAGATTCTGCTGACGATGGGATCGGTCCTGCTCGGCGACGCCGACGAAGGCCGGGCGGCGGCCGTGGCGTTCGTCGAGGAGTGCGAGCGCCTCCAGGCGGCGTGGGGCATGGCGTGGGCGCGATGGTGCCTGGCGGTGTCGCTGATCAGGTTCGACGACAACCCGCTGGCCGCTGTCGACGTCCTTATCGAGAGTGTGCGTGGGCAGCGGGAGATCGACGATCGGTGGACGCCGTTGTTCACCCTGCCGGTGCTGGCCTGGGCACTGGCGCTGGCCGGGAAACAGTACGCGGACGACGCCGCCCGGTTGCTGGGCGCCGCCGACGGGTTGCACCGGTCGACCGGCATCCAGCTCTCCCGGAAGCTGGAGGTGTTCGCCGTGCTGCGCGAGCATGCCGAGAACGCGGTCGCCCGACACCTGACCCCGGACGAGTACGACGCGGCTTATGCCGTGCAGGTGAGCACCGTGGAGGAAGCCATCGCACTGGTACTGGACCGCAGGTATGGACTGCGGACCGGTGTGAATCTACGTGTGCCCGCCGCCGACAACGCCCTGCCCACCACAACGGCGGGCAGTGGCCCGCCCGCCGGTGGCGACAACGTCCGAAAGGGCGATGACGGCGGATCGGTCCCGAAGGCCGATCCGCCCAAGCCGTTCACCGTCGACGAGTGGGAACTCGCCCGCCTGGTCAGGGACGGACTGCAGAACAAGCAGATCGCCGCGCGACTGTTCAAAAGCCACCGGACCGTGGAGTACCAGTTGTCCACCATGTACCGCAAACTGGGAGTGGGCAACCGGTTCGGCCTCATCGCCTACCTCAACGAGCACCACCGAGACCGGTGA
- a CDS encoding DUF5677 domain-containing protein, which translates to MTTDDRNRAPKTRLWDDRENARKARTAIMILTEAFEAVVDAGQITVHAQTSHVFQATFGWWAWIMRSSKAAVLLHDNGLDHEADPIVRSILQHALVLQWVIDVGDQALEAVAEHGENEQRRFFGHAQRAGWPSPEAVGTPVAPKPDTPHPLLPMVKNFLELCRAYDAQPAYVAFSLYSAHVHPSTKGAMAYLDPQTGLHGTPIRESYSGLLHTAACAIQTTKTINRLLARHPFDQALSRAEQALGTRIDPPVLRPEHRPSPPSTP; encoded by the coding sequence ATGACCACCGACGACCGGAACCGCGCGCCCAAGACTCGGCTGTGGGACGACAGGGAGAACGCGCGTAAGGCCAGGACCGCGATCATGATCCTGACCGAGGCGTTCGAGGCGGTCGTGGACGCCGGGCAGATCACCGTCCACGCCCAGACCAGCCACGTCTTCCAGGCGACGTTCGGCTGGTGGGCCTGGATCATGCGCAGCAGCAAGGCCGCCGTCCTGCTCCACGACAACGGCCTGGACCACGAAGCGGACCCCATCGTCCGGTCGATCCTGCAACACGCCCTGGTGCTCCAATGGGTGATCGACGTCGGCGACCAGGCCCTGGAGGCGGTTGCCGAGCACGGCGAGAACGAACAGCGCAGGTTCTTCGGCCACGCGCAGCGAGCCGGCTGGCCTTCACCCGAAGCCGTCGGCACGCCGGTCGCGCCGAAGCCGGACACGCCGCATCCGCTGCTGCCGATGGTCAAGAACTTCCTTGAGCTCTGCCGCGCCTACGACGCACAGCCCGCCTACGTCGCGTTCAGCCTCTACTCGGCCCACGTCCACCCCTCCACCAAGGGCGCGATGGCCTACCTCGACCCGCAGACGGGACTGCACGGCACACCGATCCGCGAAAGCTACAGCGGGCTGCTCCACACCGCCGCCTGCGCGATCCAGACCACCAAGACCATCAACCGACTCCTCGCCAGGCATCCGTTCGACCAGGCCCTCTCCCGCGCCGAACAGGCGCTGGGAACCCGCATCGACCCGCCCGTCCTGCGCCCCGAACACCGGCCTTCACCACCGTCGACCCCGTGA
- a CDS encoding YybH family protein, which translates to MTAQLDLQNLDLTDDPDVQNDVFLAAFNSGQGAIFDSLYRDDSISNLSGQPLTGAARTEAITALLATKPELKSTVRSYFSTGDTSLIIVDYDLVITKEDGSKQRILGKCTDVLVRGEDGKWVMAVDRPVADSVEDL; encoded by the coding sequence ATGACCGCCCAGCTCGACCTGCAGAACCTCGACCTCACCGACGACCCGGACGTGCAGAACGACGTCTTCCTGGCCGCGTTCAACTCCGGTCAGGGCGCTATTTTCGACAGCCTCTACCGGGACGACTCGATCTCCAACCTGTCGGGCCAGCCGTTGACGGGTGCGGCGCGCACCGAGGCGATCACCGCCCTGCTGGCGACCAAGCCGGAGCTCAAGTCGACCGTTCGCTCGTACTTCTCCACCGGTGACACCTCTTTGATCATCGTCGACTACGACCTGGTCATCACCAAGGAGGACGGCTCCAAGCAGCGCATCCTCGGCAAGTGCACCGACGTGCTGGTGCGCGGTGAGGACGGCAAGTGGGTCATGGCCGTCGACCGCCCCGTCGCGGATTCCGTCGAGGACCTGTGA